In the genome of Dermacentor silvarum isolate Dsil-2018 chromosome 1, BIME_Dsil_1.4, whole genome shotgun sequence, one region contains:
- the LOC125943574 gene encoding uncharacterized protein LOC125943574: protein MFSPVDTKGVLRGHCNAPQCECDGFCRSANNVPAAPFQAAWCSYCGHSPVQHARIGTTQDVYVSATSQLPEVTHTQATSGTQLYHCTAAEIASTSGFVTAVSQHLGTC, encoded by the exons ATGTTTTCACCAGTGGACACGAAAGGTGTGTTGCGAGGCCATTGCAATGCCCCGCAATGTGAGTGCGACGGATTTTGCCGTTCTGCGAACAACGTACCTGCTGCACCATTCCAGGCCGCTTGGTGCTCATACTGTGGGCACAGCCCAGTACAACATGCTCGAATTG GGACAACCCAGGACGTGTATGTCTCAGCAACCAGTCAACTGCCAGAAGTGACTCATACACAGGCCACCA GTGGCACTCAGCTgtaccactgcactgctgctgaaaTTGCCAGCACCAGCGGCTTTGTAACAGCTGTTTCACAGCATCTCGGTACGTGCTAA